The following DNA comes from Nitrogeniibacter aestuarii.
CCAGCCTGGAAGCGGGCACGATTCAAGAAGCCCGGCCAGCAGAAGTGGTACGGCGGCGAGACCATTTCGGTCGGCATCGGCCAAGGCTATAACGCCTATACCCCGATTCAGCTGGCCACGGCACTGTCCACGCTGGTCAACGACGGGGTGATGTTCCGGCCGCATATCGTCAAGTACATCGTCGATCCGGTGACCGGGGCTCGCACGCAGGTGGAGCCGGAGCCGATCCGCCGCATTCCGCTCAAACCCGAGAACCTCAAGGCGGTGCGTAATGCGATGGTGGATGTGACCCTCGAAGGCACCGGCGCCCGGCCGTTCAAGGACGCGGGTTACACGGTGGGGGGCAAGACCGGTACCGCTCAGGTGTTCTCGCTCAAAGGGGGGCGTTATCGGGAGGGTGATGTGGCCGAGCGTCTTCGCGACCATTCCTGGTTCATCGCCTACGCGCCGGCGGAAGATCCCAAGATCGCCATGGCGGTGCTGGTGGAAAACGGGGGCTTCGGTTCGCGCTCGGCGGCACCCATCGCACGAACCGTGATGGACTACTACCTGCTGGGCAAGCGGCCGGGTGACCCCGTCGTGACGCCTGAACCGCAGGCACCGGCAGGAGGGGGCGACTGATGGAGTGGAAGCTGCATCCGGTGGCCCTGATCAAGGGGCTGTTCCGGCCCATTGATGCGCCCCTTTTTCTCATGGTCTGCCTGCTCATGGCGGCCTCGCTCATGCTCATGCAAAGCGCGTCACCCGAGCGCATGCAGGCCCATCTCATGAACACCGGCGTGGCGCTCACGCTCATGTGGATCACGGCCCGGGTGCCTGCGCCCCGGCTGCTGTCCATGGCCATGCCGCTCTACCTCATCGGCGTGCTCCTGCTGGTGGGGGTGGCCCTGTTCGGTGAAACCTCCAAAGGCGCGCAGCGCTGGCTGCACATCGGGGTGACGCGTATCCAGCCGTCCGAGCTCATGAAGATCGCCATGCCGCTCATGCTTGCCTGGTACTTCCACCAGCGCGAAGGCGCCATCGGCTTCATGGAGTTCGTGGTGGCGGGCATTCTGCTGGCGATCCCGGTCGGGCTCATCGTGACCCAGCCCGATCTGGGCACCAGCTTGCTGGTGGCAGCGGCGGGTTTCTACGTGATCTATTTTGCGGGGCTCTCCTGGCGGTTGCTGGTGCCGGTCTTCCTGGTCGGTGTGGTGGCGCTGGGTACGATCGTCGTACTTGGTGACAGTCTCTGCCA
Coding sequences within:
- the rodA gene encoding rod shape-determining protein RodA; this translates as MMEWKLHPVALIKGLFRPIDAPLFLMVCLLMAASLMLMQSASPERMQAHLMNTGVALTLMWITARVPAPRLLSMAMPLYLIGVLLLVGVALFGETSKGAQRWLHIGVTRIQPSELMKIAMPLMLAWYFHQREGAIGFMEFVVAGILLAIPVGLIVTQPDLGTSLLVAAAGFYVIYFAGLSWRLLVPVFLVGVVALGTIVVLGDSLCQPGVDWQILREYQKQRVCTLLDPTSDPLGSGFHIIQSTIAIGSGGLLGKGWLNGTQTHLAFIPERHTDFIFAVLAEEFGLVGTLLLLAVLMTLILRGLVIAVGATSLGQRLLAGAITMIFFTYAFVNMGMVSGILPVVGVPLPFISYGGTALVTLCVGVGILMSIQRERILSQS